A window from Agrobacterium tumefaciens encodes these proteins:
- a CDS encoding response regulator, producing MDKGLILIVEDDPDIMQILDAYLIRDGYRTVRAGDGETAVTHFSMLRPDLILLDIGLPKLDGIDVLTRIRRERDTPIIMVTALAEDMDKLTGLRLGADDYIVKPFNPQEMVARVHAVLKRTRQPSSGGILRFGAIEIDTEAYTAAVCSDAGRTVLPLTLSEFRILAHMTRRPTYAFQRADLLDACLPESDALARTVDTHIANLRKKLTDHGAGGYLVSVRSIGYRLAREQTV from the coding sequence ATGGACAAAGGGCTCATTCTCATCGTTGAAGACGATCCCGACATCATGCAGATTCTGGACGCCTACCTCATTCGCGATGGATACAGAACCGTAAGAGCCGGGGACGGAGAAACGGCGGTAACGCATTTCTCCATGTTGCGGCCGGATCTCATTCTTCTCGATATCGGGCTACCGAAGCTCGATGGCATCGATGTGCTGACACGCATCCGGCGGGAGCGTGATACGCCAATCATCATGGTCACCGCCCTTGCCGAAGATATGGACAAGCTGACCGGTCTGCGCCTGGGCGCCGACGACTACATCGTCAAACCTTTCAACCCGCAGGAAATGGTCGCGCGGGTGCATGCCGTGCTGAAACGCACGCGTCAGCCATCCAGCGGGGGAATTCTGCGTTTCGGCGCCATCGAAATAGATACCGAAGCTTACACCGCGGCTGTTTGCAGCGATGCCGGGCGGACCGTTCTGCCGTTGACTCTCAGCGAGTTCAGGATTCTCGCCCATATGACACGCCGCCCCACCTATGCCTTTCAGCGGGCCGATCTTCTGGATGCCTGCCTGCCGGAAAGCGATGCGCTGGCACGCACGGTCGATACGCATATCGCCAATCTGCGTAAAAAACTGACGGATCACGGTGCTGGCGGCTATCTGGTGTCGGTGCGCAGCATCGGCTACCGACTTGCCAGGGAGCAGACAGTATGA
- a CDS encoding phosphatase PAP2 family protein produces MHQYLSQTTKQEWPSRPVKPKLGSAVIKTARQALMWVSCRPSLLAFSSALAMMVFFTVKPDIDLDVSRWFWTDGFRLGEDRFLVSVRDLNRVLPAILLPAVACLLLVMPFVPRLRRTLRPHKLLLILTFYGLGPGATVHVLKNLFGRARPRHIVEFGSNSFFTPVLSIDGSCFRNCSFPSGESASAIALLAFIILLPEKFRLSAAAMLMPLIVLCSLNRVAMGAHFLSDILIAWPLMFTVFFALDRPFARHALAIDVLFLRRLSGYVARQPRRPGR; encoded by the coding sequence ATGCACCAGTATCTCTCCCAAACGACCAAACAGGAATGGCCAAGCCGGCCGGTAAAACCAAAGCTCGGCTCTGCCGTCATCAAGACGGCGCGCCAGGCCCTTATGTGGGTTTCCTGCCGCCCCTCCCTGCTAGCGTTTTCTTCAGCGCTTGCAATGATGGTCTTCTTCACCGTCAAGCCGGATATCGATCTCGACGTCAGCCGCTGGTTCTGGACGGACGGTTTCCGTCTTGGCGAGGACCGGTTCCTGGTTTCCGTCCGCGACCTGAACCGCGTGCTCCCCGCTATTTTATTGCCAGCAGTCGCCTGCCTTCTCCTCGTCATGCCGTTCGTCCCCCGCTTGCGGCGAACCCTTCGTCCGCACAAGCTGCTGCTCATTCTCACCTTTTATGGGCTGGGGCCGGGCGCAACCGTGCATGTCCTGAAAAACCTGTTCGGTCGGGCAAGACCCCGGCATATCGTTGAATTCGGGTCAAATTCGTTTTTTACGCCGGTTCTTTCCATTGATGGCAGCTGCTTCCGCAATTGCTCTTTTCCCTCCGGTGAAAGTGCGTCTGCCATCGCCCTGCTGGCATTCATCATACTGCTGCCGGAAAAATTCAGACTGAGTGCGGCTGCAATGCTGATGCCGTTAATAGTGCTCTGCTCGTTGAACAGGGTCGCCATGGGCGCCCATTTCCTGTCCGATATCCTGATTGCTTGGCCATTGATGTTCACGGTATTTTTTGCACTCGACCGACCCTTCGCGAGACATGCACTGGCGATCGACGTCCTGTTCCTGCGCAGATTGTCGGGATATGTTGCGAGACAACCGCGACGCCCCGGGCGATAA
- a CDS encoding copper-binding protein, whose product MKTIVKITVATVLSLAVPFAAFAQEFTKGTVKKVDAGAKKVTIIHEELKNLDMPAMTMVFRVKDDALLAKLKEGANIEFVAEREDGKLVVAQVK is encoded by the coding sequence ATGAAGACGATCGTTAAAATCACCGTCGCAACAGTGCTTTCGCTGGCCGTTCCCTTCGCCGCTTTCGCGCAGGAGTTCACCAAGGGCACGGTGAAGAAGGTAGACGCTGGCGCAAAGAAAGTCACCATCATCCATGAGGAACTGAAGAACCTCGACATGCCGGCGATGACGATGGTGTTCCGCGTCAAGGACGATGCTTTGCTGGCTAAGCTCAAGGAAGGCGCCAACATCGAGTTCGTCGCCGAACGCGAAGACGGCAAGCTGGTTGTTGCGCAGGTAAAATAA
- a CDS encoding cupredoxin domain-containing protein, whose product MIRLKLALLIAALATPAFASGTHGGGHEAMAIGEPGDKAKVTQTIQVTMKETPDGKMIFTPGKFEFKKGKTVRFAVKNIGELDHEFILDEQTANLEHKAAMAKAPEMEHDNPNAISLAPGESGEIIWKFTNDGMFEFACLKPGHYEAGMRGDLKVSAK is encoded by the coding sequence ATGATCAGACTGAAACTTGCACTGCTTATCGCTGCCCTCGCCACGCCAGCCTTCGCATCAGGCACCCACGGCGGCGGCCATGAAGCAATGGCGATCGGCGAACCCGGCGACAAGGCCAAGGTGACCCAGACCATTCAGGTGACGATGAAAGAAACGCCCGATGGCAAGATGATCTTCACCCCCGGCAAGTTCGAATTCAAGAAGGGCAAAACCGTTCGTTTTGCCGTGAAGAACATCGGCGAGCTGGACCATGAATTCATCCTCGACGAGCAGACGGCCAATCTGGAGCACAAGGCTGCCATGGCGAAGGCTCCGGAGATGGAGCATGACAATCCGAACGCCATCAGCCTCGCGCCGGGTGAAAGCGGCGAAATCATCTGGAAATTCACCAATGACGGCATGTTCGAATTCGCCTGCCTGAAACCCGGACATTACGAGGCCGGCATGCGCGGCGATCTCAAAGTCTCGGCAAAGTAA
- a CDS encoding multicopper oxidase family protein, with the protein MFNRRQLLGVSAAMVSSAAWAKTSNSSLPEAALMETAATQAPVKPTTGPDYNPVVTLNGWTLPFRMNNGVKEFHLVAEPVEREMAEGMTARLWGYNGQSPGPTIEAVEGDRVRIFVTNKLPEHTTIHWHGMILPSGMDGVGGLSQPHIPVGKTFVYEFDLVKSGTFMYHPHSDEMVQMAMGMMGFFVIHPKDPAFMPVDRDFVFLLNAFDINPGASVPKIMTMTDFNLWAWNSRVFPGIDPLVVSKDDRVRVRVGNLTMTNHPIHMHGYDFEVTCTDGGWVRPEARWPEVSIDIPVGAMRAYEFDAKYVGDWAIHCHKSHHTMNAMGHDVPTFIGVDKKTVTEKIRKVRPEYMPMGTAGMADMGAMEMEIPENTVPMMTGWGPHGPIEMGGMFSVVKVREGISAGDYTDPGWYENPPGTQAWEWTGELPDTQKNTDPKTQITPHPMKHG; encoded by the coding sequence ATGTTCAATAGAAGACAACTTCTGGGCGTCAGCGCCGCGATGGTCTCCTCGGCGGCCTGGGCGAAAACGTCCAATAGCAGCCTGCCGGAAGCGGCCTTGATGGAAACAGCGGCGACGCAGGCCCCGGTGAAACCCACCACGGGCCCCGATTACAATCCCGTCGTCACCCTCAATGGCTGGACCCTGCCCTTCCGGATGAACAACGGCGTCAAGGAATTCCACCTCGTCGCCGAGCCGGTGGAACGCGAAATGGCCGAGGGCATGACCGCTCGTCTATGGGGTTACAACGGCCAGTCGCCCGGCCCGACCATCGAGGCGGTCGAAGGCGACCGGGTGCGCATTTTCGTGACCAACAAGCTGCCGGAACATACGACGATCCACTGGCACGGCATGATCCTGCCTTCAGGCATGGACGGTGTGGGCGGTCTGTCGCAACCGCATATCCCCGTTGGTAAGACCTTCGTCTACGAGTTCGACCTCGTGAAATCAGGCACCTTCATGTACCATCCGCATTCCGACGAGATGGTGCAGATGGCGATGGGCATGATGGGCTTTTTCGTCATCCATCCGAAGGACCCGGCCTTCATGCCCGTGGACCGCGATTTCGTGTTCCTGCTCAACGCCTTCGATATCAATCCTGGTGCCTCCGTCCCCAAAATCATGACGATGACGGATTTCAATCTGTGGGCATGGAACAGCCGGGTGTTCCCGGGCATCGATCCGCTGGTGGTTTCCAAGGATGACCGCGTGCGTGTCAGGGTCGGCAACCTGACCATGACCAACCACCCGATCCATATGCACGGTTACGATTTCGAAGTGACCTGCACGGATGGCGGCTGGGTGCGGCCGGAAGCGCGCTGGCCGGAGGTCAGCATCGATATCCCCGTCGGGGCCATGCGGGCCTATGAATTCGACGCCAAATATGTCGGCGACTGGGCGATCCATTGCCACAAGTCGCACCATACGATGAATGCCATGGGGCATGACGTCCCCACCTTCATCGGCGTCGACAAAAAAACCGTCACCGAAAAGATCCGCAAGGTCCGGCCGGAATATATGCCGATGGGCACCGCCGGCATGGCCGATATGGGTGCGATGGAAATGGAAATTCCGGAGAATACCGTTCCCATGATGACGGGATGGGGTCCACATGGCCCGATTGAAATGGGCGGCATGTTCTCCGTGGTGAAGGTTCGCGAAGGCATCTCCGCGGGCGATTACACCGATCCCGGCTGGTACGAAAACCCGCCCGGCACCCAGGCCTGGGAATGGACCGGCGAGCTGCCGGATACGCAAAAAAACACCGATCCCAAAACGCAGATCACGCCGCACCCGATGAAACACGGCTGA
- a CDS encoding TolC family protein: MTPQAFKLGAKFAAVLSLPVFLGGCVTAAQYAARDAGFTNVSAKTSEATGKQVVWVQNRAEAQATQARVKSLMAASKTLDVETAVQVALLNNKGLQAAYADLGESAATAWQSTMLVNPRVGIGLTGIGTPGLRAYKAIEGVVVTNILALATLKQNVEIADTGFRKGQLAAALKTLQLAADTRRAWINAVAAFENVGQLAQAQTAADAASELAKKLGEAGSLNKEGQAREQVFYAELTGQIAKARLEARLAKEELTRLMGLWGADIDYSIPNRLPQLPKALAKRDMIEAEALQRRVDLQMAKLDLEATARSFKLTEATRYVTDLELRSGFETERELEDGEKHKQTTGRAELEFVIPIFDSGQARMRESELAYMRAANLLAEKAVNIRSEARSAYQAYRSNYDIARHYRNSVVPLRTKIEEESLLTYNGMLTNTFELLADSREKVNSNLLAIDAKRDFWLAEAGLAPAIYGGGAGAAGGEAEVAAASGGGGGGH, encoded by the coding sequence ATGACACCACAGGCATTCAAACTCGGAGCAAAATTCGCAGCCGTCCTATCCCTGCCGGTTTTTCTCGGCGGCTGCGTTACGGCCGCCCAATATGCGGCGCGGGACGCAGGCTTCACCAATGTTTCGGCAAAAACATCGGAGGCGACCGGAAAGCAGGTGGTCTGGGTACAGAACCGGGCCGAAGCGCAGGCAACACAGGCCCGCGTCAAATCACTGATGGCGGCCAGCAAGACCCTTGATGTGGAGACCGCGGTACAGGTGGCGTTGCTCAACAACAAGGGCCTGCAGGCGGCCTATGCCGATCTGGGCGAATCCGCTGCAACCGCATGGCAATCGACCATGCTGGTCAATCCGCGGGTCGGTATTGGGCTGACGGGGATCGGCACGCCGGGGCTCAGGGCCTACAAGGCGATCGAGGGTGTCGTCGTCACCAATATTCTGGCGCTCGCCACCCTCAAGCAGAATGTGGAGATCGCCGATACCGGCTTCCGTAAGGGGCAGCTCGCCGCCGCGCTGAAAACGCTGCAACTGGCGGCGGATACCCGCCGTGCATGGATCAACGCCGTTGCAGCCTTCGAAAATGTCGGCCAGTTGGCCCAGGCGCAGACCGCGGCGGATGCCGCCTCGGAACTCGCCAAAAAGCTTGGAGAGGCCGGCTCGCTCAACAAGGAAGGCCAGGCCCGCGAGCAGGTGTTTTATGCCGAGCTGACGGGCCAGATCGCCAAGGCGCGGCTTGAGGCACGGCTTGCCAAAGAGGAATTGACGCGGCTGATGGGACTGTGGGGCGCGGATATCGACTACTCCATCCCCAACCGCCTGCCTCAGCTTCCGAAAGCACTGGCCAAGCGTGATATGATCGAGGCCGAGGCGCTGCAACGCCGCGTCGATCTGCAGATGGCAAAGCTCGATCTGGAGGCGACCGCGCGGTCCTTCAAGCTCACCGAAGCCACCCGCTATGTCACCGATCTCGAACTGCGCTCCGGTTTCGAGACCGAGCGTGAGCTGGAAGACGGCGAAAAACACAAGCAGACGACCGGCCGCGCCGAACTGGAATTCGTCATTCCAATCTTCGATTCCGGTCAGGCGCGCATGCGGGAATCCGAACTCGCTTACATGCGTGCAGCCAACCTGCTGGCGGAAAAAGCGGTCAATATCCGCTCGGAAGCCCGCTCCGCCTATCAGGCCTATCGCTCGAACTACGATATCGCCCGGCATTACCGCAACAGCGTGGTGCCGTTGCGCACGAAGATCGAGGAGGAATCGCTGCTCACCTATAACGGCATGCTCACCAACACGTTCGAGCTGTTGGCCGACAGCCGCGAAAAGGTCAATTCGAACCTGCTCGCCATCGATGCCAAGCGCGACTTCTGGCTCGCCGAAGCCGGGCTCGCCCCCGCCATTTATGGCGGCGGCGCAGGTGCGGCTGGCGGGGAGGCCGAGGTTGCCGCCGCGTCCGGCGGCGGCGGTGGCGGACATTGA
- a CDS encoding AraC family transcriptional regulator produces MRGKSLFGVTIELARDLRHSFKGSFQARALAGAVVTEMHASSYRVNRTEADIARIAGDSLCIGLQVKGSGFLHAGRDEVHNVSGGDITINHSDLPYDAIPGGEAAFHYNMLKIPVDYEVMLGQPADDLFATRYAENTAVSRPFRALFDALNADHGRLIDPARDVAHIARLAMAVRGRLSPAMPEVRAALRTGLCYAAQEIMMRKKARQNLSPAAVARELGISLRQLHVVFEGAELSFSRTLSAMRIEEAKRLLLAFPALPVTQVAYGCGFDSLATFYRVFAGTYGMTPGEARITDMPPA; encoded by the coding sequence GTGCGCGGCAAAAGTCTGTTCGGCGTGACCATCGAACTGGCACGGGACCTCCGTCACAGCTTCAAGGGTTCGTTTCAGGCGCGCGCGCTGGCCGGCGCCGTCGTAACCGAGATGCACGCCTCCTCCTACCGGGTCAACCGAACAGAAGCCGATATCGCCCGCATTGCCGGCGACAGCCTCTGCATCGGCCTGCAGGTGAAGGGTTCGGGATTTCTGCATGCCGGCCGGGACGAGGTTCACAATGTCAGCGGCGGTGATATCACCATCAACCATTCGGACCTGCCCTATGACGCGATACCGGGCGGCGAGGCTGCTTTTCACTACAACATGCTGAAGATCCCCGTGGACTACGAGGTCATGCTGGGCCAGCCGGCCGACGACCTGTTTGCGACACGTTATGCGGAGAATACCGCCGTTTCCCGGCCCTTCCGGGCGCTTTTCGATGCGCTCAACGCCGATCATGGCAGGCTTATTGACCCCGCGCGCGATGTTGCCCATATCGCCCGGCTTGCGATGGCGGTGCGGGGTCGGCTTTCACCCGCCATGCCGGAGGTGCGCGCAGCACTCAGGACCGGGCTTTGTTATGCGGCCCAGGAAATCATGATGCGGAAAAAAGCCCGGCAGAACCTTTCGCCTGCTGCGGTGGCAAGGGAACTCGGCATTTCGCTGCGGCAATTGCATGTCGTCTTCGAAGGTGCGGAACTGTCGTTTTCCCGCACGCTCTCCGCCATGCGGATCGAGGAAGCAAAACGATTGCTGCTGGCATTTCCCGCTTTGCCGGTCACACAGGTCGCCTATGGCTGCGGCTTCGACAGCCTCGCCACCTTCTACCGGGTGTTCGCCGGCACCTATGGCATGACACCCGGCGAAGCCCGCATCACGGATATGCCGCCGGCTTAA
- a CDS encoding acetyltransferase codes for MMKLRPSTSRDAARILDIWSRAVDATHGFLLPADRAAIGEEVKAFLPQVPLTLAVDDSDHALGFMFLHEGHMEALFIDPDHHGKGIGMALVQSALALHPALTTDVNEQNGEALGFYRRLGFEPKGRSDLDGQGRPYPLIHLRFRATEK; via the coding sequence ATGATGAAACTTCGTCCCTCCACCAGTCGCGACGCGGCCCGCATCCTCGACATTTGGAGCAGGGCTGTCGATGCGACCCATGGTTTCCTTCTTCCAGCGGATCGCGCTGCGATCGGCGAGGAAGTCAAAGCGTTCCTGCCACAAGTGCCGCTGACGCTCGCCGTCGATGATTCGGATCATGCCCTCGGCTTCATGTTTCTGCATGAAGGGCACATGGAGGCGCTTTTCATCGATCCGGACCATCACGGCAAAGGCATCGGCATGGCCCTGGTGCAGAGCGCGCTGGCGCTTCACCCCGCGCTGACCACCGATGTTAACGAGCAGAACGGCGAAGCGCTGGGCTTTTATCGCCGGCTGGGTTTCGAGCCGAAGGGACGCTCCGACCTCGACGGACAGGGGCGACCCTATCCGCTCATCCATCTTCGATTTCGCGCAACGGAAAAATAG
- the bioB gene encoding biotin synthase BioB produces the protein MDQFATQIDGKSAPIPVVEPNSSLEEAKIIYNLPFNDLLFRAQQVHRCHFDANAIQMSRLLSIKTGGCPEDCSYCSQSARNPTGLKASKLMEVERVLAEARKAKEGGATRYCMGAAWRNPKERDMEAVVAMVEGVKALGMETCMTLGMLTPEQSERLADAGLDYYNHNVDTSERFYSEIITTRTFEDRLETLANVRDAGIKVCAGGILGMGETVEDRISMLVTLANLPVPPESVPINMLIPIPGSKLANADPVDPIDFVRTIALARILMPRSHVRLSAGRTEMSDETQALCFLAGANSIFIGETLLTADNPGEDHDAALFRRLGLKPMELQPVETGGCR, from the coding sequence ATGGACCAGTTTGCGACGCAGATTGACGGAAAATCAGCCCCGATTCCGGTAGTTGAGCCGAATTCCTCTCTTGAGGAGGCAAAAATTATCTATAATTTGCCGTTTAACGACCTGCTGTTTCGTGCGCAGCAGGTCCACCGCTGTCATTTCGATGCGAACGCGATCCAGATGAGCCGGCTCTTGTCGATCAAGACAGGCGGCTGCCCTGAGGATTGCAGCTATTGCAGCCAGTCCGCCCGCAATCCGACCGGTCTGAAAGCCTCCAAGCTCATGGAGGTGGAACGGGTGCTGGCCGAGGCGCGGAAGGCGAAGGAGGGCGGGGCGACGCGTTATTGCATGGGTGCTGCCTGGCGCAATCCCAAGGAGCGCGACATGGAGGCCGTCGTCGCCATGGTCGAGGGCGTGAAGGCGCTCGGCATGGAAACCTGCATGACGCTCGGCATGCTGACGCCGGAACAATCCGAACGGTTGGCCGATGCCGGGCTCGATTATTACAATCACAACGTCGATACGTCAGAGCGGTTTTATTCCGAAATCATCACCACCCGCACCTTCGAGGACCGGCTGGAGACGCTCGCCAATGTCCGCGATGCCGGCATCAAGGTCTGCGCCGGCGGCATTCTCGGCATGGGGGAGACGGTCGAGGACCGGATCTCGATGCTGGTGACGCTCGCCAACCTGCCGGTTCCGCCGGAAAGCGTGCCTATCAACATGCTGATCCCGATCCCCGGTTCCAAACTCGCCAACGCCGATCCCGTCGATCCGATCGATTTCGTCCGCACCATTGCACTCGCCCGCATCCTGATGCCGCGTTCGCATGTGCGCCTGTCGGCCGGGCGCACGGAGATGAGCGATGAGACGCAGGCGCTCTGTTTCCTGGCCGGCGCCAATTCCATCTTCATCGGCGAAACGCTGCTGACGGCGGATAATCCGGGGGAGGACCACGATGCGGCGCTCTTCCGGCGGCTCGGGCTGAAACCGATGGAGCTGCAGCCTGTGGAGACGGGAGGTTGCCGGTGA
- a CDS encoding 8-amino-7-oxononanoate synthase, whose amino-acid sequence MNVAALSPYEVKLAGLSRKSRLRALAPREGIDFTSNDYLGLAEAPRLKAVITEAIARGVPVGAGGSRLLRGNHPEHEALEAEAAAFFGAEKAIYFGSGFAANVALFSTLPLRDDLVLYDALIHASVHDGIAAGKAKTAAVPHNEVEAFEREITRWRQAGGSGRPWIAVESLYSMDGDCAPLSALADLTERHGGFLVVDEAHATGVFGPGGRGLAAELEGRGNVLALHTCGKALGASGALLSLPAVLADYLVNRARGFIYSTAPSPLMAAAVREALRIVADEPWRRSRLAALVSFAGEELRRQFGVTPSGSNILPVMIGDNARSLKIAARLREGGFDVRAIRPPTVPEGTARLRIAITLNVDESQIAAMVELLALSLREAA is encoded by the coding sequence GTGAACGTTGCGGCGCTCTCTCCCTATGAGGTGAAACTGGCCGGCCTCAGCCGCAAATCGCGCCTGCGCGCGCTTGCACCCCGGGAGGGGATCGACTTCACTTCCAACGATTATCTCGGGCTTGCCGAAGCGCCGCGCCTGAAGGCAGTGATCACCGAGGCCATTGCCAGGGGCGTGCCGGTGGGTGCCGGCGGCTCACGGCTTCTGCGCGGCAACCATCCCGAACATGAGGCGCTGGAAGCGGAAGCGGCGGCGTTTTTCGGGGCCGAAAAAGCGATCTATTTCGGCAGCGGTTTCGCCGCCAATGTCGCGCTTTTTTCCACCCTGCCGTTGCGGGACGATCTTGTTCTCTACGATGCCCTGATCCATGCCAGTGTGCATGATGGCATAGCGGCGGGCAAGGCAAAGACGGCGGCCGTGCCGCACAATGAGGTCGAGGCATTCGAGCGGGAGATAACCCGCTGGCGGCAGGCGGGCGGCAGCGGGCGGCCATGGATTGCGGTCGAGAGCCTTTATTCCATGGATGGCGATTGCGCGCCGCTTTCGGCGCTGGCCGATCTTACCGAACGGCATGGCGGTTTTCTCGTCGTCGATGAAGCACATGCCACCGGCGTCTTCGGCCCCGGCGGGCGTGGCCTCGCCGCGGAACTGGAAGGCCGGGGCAATGTGCTGGCGCTTCACACCTGCGGCAAGGCGCTCGGGGCTTCCGGCGCGCTTTTGAGCCTGCCGGCGGTTCTTGCCGATTACCTGGTCAACCGCGCCCGCGGCTTCATCTATTCCACCGCGCCTTCGCCGCTGATGGCGGCGGCGGTGCGGGAAGCTTTGCGCATCGTCGCCGATGAACCCTGGCGGCGGTCGCGACTGGCGGCACTGGTAAGTTTTGCAGGCGAAGAGCTGCGCCGTCAGTTCGGCGTGACACCCAGCGGTTCGAATATCCTGCCGGTGATGATCGGCGACAATGCCCGCTCACTCAAGATCGCTGCGCGGCTGCGGGAGGGTGGTTTCGATGTGCGGGCTATCCGTCCGCCGACGGTGCCGGAAGGCACGGCACGGCTGCGCATCGCCATCACGCTTAATGTGGATGAAAGCCAGATTGCCGCCATGGTCGAGCTGCTCGCCCTTTCATTGAGGGAAGCGGCATGA
- the bioD gene encoding dethiobiotin synthase, giving the protein MSPRFVISGTDTGIGKTVFAAALTHALEAHYWKPVQSGLEEETDSETVARLAGVPHTRILPEAYRLKTPASPHLSARLDNVSIDPVLLQPPRLGGPLVIEGAGGLLVPLTDRVLFVDIFARWQVPLILCTRTALGTINHTLLSLEALRHRAIPVHGVVFIGDEDRENERVITNIGAVRPLGRLPRLPELTSEKLHRAFAQHFNLADFLEVPA; this is encoded by the coding sequence ATGAGCCCGCGTTTCGTCATCTCCGGCACGGATACCGGCATCGGCAAGACGGTTTTTGCGGCAGCGCTCACCCATGCCCTTGAGGCCCATTACTGGAAGCCCGTGCAGTCAGGGCTTGAGGAAGAAACCGACAGCGAGACGGTGGCAAGGCTTGCCGGCGTGCCGCACACGCGCATCCTGCCGGAAGCCTATCGGCTAAAGACACCTGCCTCACCGCATCTTTCGGCGCGTCTCGACAATGTCTCGATCGATCCCGTGCTTTTACAGCCGCCGCGACTGGGTGGGCCGCTCGTCATCGAAGGGGCAGGCGGGCTTCTCGTGCCGCTGACGGACAGGGTACTCTTCGTCGATATTTTCGCCCGCTGGCAAGTTCCGCTCATCCTGTGCACCAGAACCGCGCTCGGCACCATCAACCACACGCTGCTGTCGCTCGAGGCGCTGCGGCACCGGGCCATTCCGGTGCACGGCGTGGTTTTCATCGGCGATGAAGACAGGGAAAACGAGCGCGTCATAACCAATATCGGTGCTGTGCGCCCGCTCGGCCGTTTGCCGCGCCTGCCGGAGCTGACGTCCGAGAAACTGCATCGCGCCTTCGCGCAACACTTTAATCTTGCTGATTTTCTGGAGGTGCCGGCATGA
- a CDS encoding adenosylmethionine--8-amino-7-oxononanoate transaminase, which translates to MSRSPVWHPFTQHGLEPPMKRVVSAEGAFLVDEDGTRLFDAISSWWVITHGHRHPAIMAAIRAATGTLDQVIFAEFSHEPAEELARGLIELAPAGLSHVFYSDSGSTAVEVALKMALGYFHNCGEKRDRIVVMERGYHGDTIGTMSTGERGVFNAAYEPLLFGVDRLAFPEAGGEQRTLDMFEAFCRSGRVAALLIEPLVLGAGGMKIYDVNVLAELKQIAERHGCLVIADEVMTGWGRTGTIFACEQAAISPDILCTSKGLTGGSLPLAATLCNAQIFDAHFSTDRRKTFFHSSSYTANPIACAAAVANLQVWRDEPVLQRIGQIQQALGDNIRRFADDGRFANIRQAGTIAALDLVVPAGGYLSEAGPRMRQLFRERGFLIRPLGNVLYLMPPYCVTADDLTRAFDVIDQVAGIVTPVASARKS; encoded by the coding sequence ATGAGCCGTTCCCCGGTCTGGCATCCCTTCACCCAGCATGGGCTGGAACCGCCGATGAAACGTGTGGTTTCAGCGGAAGGGGCATTTCTGGTGGATGAAGATGGCACTCGCCTGTTCGACGCGATTTCATCCTGGTGGGTCATCACCCATGGACACCGGCATCCTGCGATCATGGCGGCCATCCGCGCCGCGACCGGGACCCTGGATCAGGTCATCTTCGCCGAATTCTCCCATGAACCGGCTGAAGAACTCGCCCGAGGACTGATCGAGCTTGCCCCCGCCGGACTAAGCCATGTGTTTTATTCCGATAGCGGCTCGACGGCGGTAGAGGTGGCGCTGAAAATGGCGCTCGGTTATTTCCACAATTGCGGCGAAAAGCGCGATCGCATCGTGGTGATGGAGCGTGGCTATCACGGCGATACAATCGGCACCATGTCGACAGGCGAGCGCGGCGTGTTCAACGCCGCCTATGAACCGTTGCTGTTCGGCGTCGACCGGCTGGCCTTTCCTGAAGCGGGTGGCGAACAGCGAACATTGGATATGTTCGAGGCCTTCTGCCGTTCGGGCCGTGTCGCCGCCCTGCTGATAGAGCCACTGGTGCTCGGGGCTGGCGGCATGAAGATTTATGACGTCAACGTTCTGGCTGAACTGAAACAGATCGCCGAACGCCATGGCTGCCTCGTCATCGCCGATGAGGTGATGACCGGTTGGGGCAGGACCGGGACCATCTTCGCCTGCGAGCAGGCGGCGATCTCGCCGGATATTCTCTGCACCTCCAAGGGGCTGACCGGTGGCTCGCTGCCGCTGGCGGCAACCCTGTGCAACGCGCAGATTTTCGATGCGCATTTTTCGACCGACCGCCGCAAGACCTTTTTCCACTCGAGTTCCTATACGGCCAATCCGATTGCCTGTGCCGCAGCCGTCGCCAATCTTCAGGTCTGGCGGGATGAACCGGTTCTCCAGCGTATCGGGCAAATACAACAGGCGCTGGGCGATAATATCAGGCGATTTGCCGATGATGGCCGTTTCGCCAACATCCGGCAGGCAGGCACCATTGCCGCGCTCGATCTCGTGGTGCCGGCCGGTGGTTATCTTTCCGAGGCAGGTCCGCGCATGCGTCAGCTGTTCCGCGAGCGCGGCTTCCTCATCCGCCCGCTCGGTAACGTGCTTTACCTGATGCCGCCCTATTGTGTGACGGCTGACGATCTGACACGCGCCTTTGACGTTATCGACCAGGTTGCGGGGATCGTTACCCCGGTTGCATCGGCGCGAAAGTCCTGA